A DNA window from Melanotaenia boesemani isolate fMelBoe1 chromosome 6, fMelBoe1.pri, whole genome shotgun sequence contains the following coding sequences:
- the LOC121641619 gene encoding ataxin-1-like has product MKANQERSNGCLPPKKREILALEQRPVVVAAATPPAVVATDSPHTENLAWLASVASERCKSRDAESPRCPLPSTSSSSPSTSIPSPATPLSAVPLASLPAVYPTALPQQAGTIQLAQLGPNVQFISSGPYTGYISSHIISTNSGSAPNSSAIVGQRGQLDGYTTALVSPNTKGEQQFQIGLSPTELAPVSLPSSPQLTSQYIHLDSRAPLTVSGNAVTSPTAHLQLHPQTTVLPQTLTLAPSQLVVQYADGSAGKKPEGHAKGVLNGESEVVKQAKASSQPANHQQVQSYEARHVLLPADYGQNPAGLQTSYVLVAQPNHGAEHETGSNKISLIQTEKGSICLGKPVNRTSTFTAFSSSEVVKSVAPHTVIQTSLSPEELPANLYSSTQPPIIGYITSANQHAVSYHAALPQHLVIPSGQSLLIPVSSANNGTEMEVNRTVNALTATTTPQISTAMPHAYLATALSKCEILGPDGNQPPPAVAQPPALPVLPSNSVPAVVATPSPAPTPVPTPAPTSIQTSPSVPPSSSPVALPPFFMRGSIIQLADGELKRVEDLKTEDFIQSAEISGELKIDSSTVERIDSGQSPNAVVIQFSVGELKAQVCVEVLVEYPFFVFGQGWSSCCPDRTTQLFELSCAKLCVGDVCVSLTLRSLRKGSLTDSLGNKLKTGHLSDSSHNVDPNVRNSMSPSTAGSNGGLLMKASSTERMERQQTTGPGPGVGLSAGLGSVLGQSEGIYRSGPMLAVLGTAEVRQESVKTDMPALSRQQGVDPERPSVRKRRWSAPERDQTERAEEEPPVTLPKPSFIPQEVKISIEGHSSTGSERCLKKRVDC; this is encoded by the exons ATGAAAGCAAATCAAGAGCGGAGCAATGGATGCCTGCCTCCTAAGAAGCGTGAGATCCTGGCTCTGGAGCAGAGGCCAGTAGTAGTAGCTGCAGCAACACCTCCTGCTGTAGTGGCCACCGACAGTCCCCATACTGAGAACTTAGCATGGCTAGCCAGTGTGGCAAGTGAACGCTGTAAGTCCAGGGATGCAGAGAGTCCAAGATGCCCTCTCCCCTCTACTTCATCATCTTCTCCTTCCACTTCTATCCCTTCCCCAGCGACTCCCCTGTCTGCAGTGCCCTTAGCCTCTCTCCCCGCAGTTTACCCGACTGCTCTTCCCCAGCAAGCTGGGACTATCCAGTTAGCTCAGCTGGGACCAAATGTGCAGTTCATTAGCTCTGGTCCCTACACTGGATACATCTCCTCTCACATCATCTCAACTAATAGTGGTTCTGCACCAAACAGCTCTGCCATAGTAGGACAACGTGGCCAGCTAGATGGTTACACCACTGCCCTTGTCTCCCCCAACACCAAAGGTGAACAGCAGTTTCAAATAGGCCTCTCCCCTACAGAGCTGGCTCCTGTGTCACTTCCAAGCTCCCCACAACTCACCAGCCAGTACATCCATCTGGATAGCAGAGCACCTCTGACAGTCAGTGGAAATGCTGTGACGTCACCCACAGCCCACCTCCAGCTTCACCCTCAAACAACTGTCCTCCCCCAGACGCTCACACTTGCTCCTTCACAGCTCGTGGTTCAATATGCAGATGGTTCAGCTGGAAAGAAACCAGAGGGACATGCTAAGGGTGTGTTGAATGGGGAATCAGAGGTGGTCAAACAGGCAAAAGCCTCTAGTCAGCCAGCAAACCATCAGCAGGTCCAGAGCTATGAGGCCAGACATGTCCTTCTACCTGCTGACTATGGCCAAAACCCTGCAGGGCTCCAAACCTCCTATGTCCTTGTTGCCCAACCTAACCACGGAGCTGAACATGAAACTGGCTCTAATAAAATCTCCTTAATCCAAACTGAGAAAGGAAGCATCTGTTTAGGGAAACCAGTGAACAGAACATCCACTTTCACTGCCTTTTCTTCCTCAGAGGTGGTGAAGTCTGTTGCTCCCCATACTGTCATCCAGacctctctgtcccctgaagAGCTACCAGCCAATCTCTATTCATCCACGCAGCCACCCATCATCGGCTATATCACCAGTGCAAACCAGCATGCTGTCAGTTACCATGCAGCCCTGCCCCAGCACCTGGTCATCCCAAGTGGTCAATCCCTCCTTATTCCAGTCAGCAGTGCCAACAACGGTACGGAAATGGAGGTAAATCGTACCGTCAATGCCCTGACGGCAACCACTACTCCTCAAATATCCACTGCCATGCCCCATGCCTATCTGGCCACTGCCCTGTCCAAGTGTGAAATCCTTGGACCAGATGGAAACCAACCACCTCCTGCAGTGGCACAGCCTCCAGCTTTGCCAGTACTGCCCTCAAACTCTGTTCCCGCAGTGGTGGCAACTCCATCCCCTGCTCCCACTCCTGTTCCAACTCCTGCTCCCACCTCCATCCAAACCTCCCCTTCAGTCCCTCCTTCCTCTTCGCCTGTGGCACTTCCTCCATTCTTTATGCGAGGCTCTATTATCCAGCTGGCTGATGGGGAGCTAAAGCGTGTGGAGGATCTCAAAACAGAAGATTTTATTCAGAGTGCTGAGATCAGCGGTGAGCTGAAAATTGACTCAAGCACCGTGGAGCGCATTGATAGTGGACAAAGTCCTAATGCCGTGGTCATACAGTTTTCTGTGGGGGAGCTCAAAGCCCAG gtgtgtgtggaggtgctGGTCGAGTATCCTTTCTTTGTATTTGGCCAGGGCTGGTCGTCTTGCTGCCCTGACCGCACCACACAGCTGTTTGAGCTGTCCTGTGCTAAGCTGTGTGTgggtgatgtgtgtgtgtcactgacTCTCCGCAGCTTGAGGAAAGGATCGCTAACAGACAGTTTGGGGAACAAGCTGAAGACCGGTCATCTCTCTGACTCCTCTCATAACGTGGATCCTAATGTGAGGAACAGTATGAGTCCCAGCACTGCGGGCAGCAATGGTGGTCTCCTCATGAAGGCTTCCAGTACTGAGAGGATGGAGAGGCAGCAGACTACTGGTCCTGGACCAGGAGTGGGGCTATCAGCAGGATTAGGATCGGTTTTAGGACAGTCAGAGGGGATCTACAGATCAGGACCCATGCTGGCAGTGCTGGGGACTGCAGAAGTAAGACAGGAATCAGTGAAAACAGACATGCCTGCCCTCTCTAGACAACAGGGTGTCGATCCAGAGAGACCCTCAGTCCGCAAAAGACGCTGGTCAGCTCCAGAGCGAGATCAGACTGAGAGAGCTGAAGAGGAGCCTCCTGTGACTCTGCCAAAACCCTCCTTTATCCCCCAGGAGGTCAAAATCAGCATAGAGGGCCACTCCAGTACTGGAAGTGAGAGATGCTTGAAAAAAAGAGTGGACTGTTAA